A region of the Ovis canadensis isolate MfBH-ARS-UI-01 breed Bighorn chromosome 22, ARS-UI_OviCan_v2, whole genome shotgun sequence genome:
tgacccagataatcacgatggtatgatcactcacctagagccagacatcttggaatgtgaagtcaagtgggccttagaaagcatcactatgaacaaagctagtggaggtgatggaattccactagagctaattcaaatcctgaaagatgatgctgtgaaattgctgcactcaatatgccagcaaatttggaaaactcagcactggccacaggactggaaaaggtcagttttcattctaatcccaaagaaaggcaatgccaaagaatgctcaaactaccacacaattgcactcatctcacacgctagtaaagtaatgctcaaaattctccaagccaggcttcaacaatacatgaactgtgaacttcctgatgttccggctggtttttgaaaaggcagaggaacagagatcaaattgccaacatctgctggatcatggaaaaagcaagagagttccagaaaaacatctatttctgctttattgactatgccaaagtctttgactgtgtggatcacaataaactgtggaaaattctgaaagagatgggaatgccagaccacctaacctgcctcttgagaaatctgtatgcaggccaggaagcaacagttagaactggacatggaacaacagactggttccaaataggaaaaggagtatgtcaaggctgtatattgtcaccctgcttatttaacttctatgtagagtacatcatgagaaatgctggactggaagaaacacaagctggaatcaagattgccgggagaaatatcaataaccccagatatgcagatgacaccacccttatggcagaaagtgaacaggaactaagaagcctcttgatgaaagtgaaacaggagagtgaaaaagttggcttaaagctcaacattcagaaaacgaagatcatggcatctggtcccatcacttcatgggaaatagatggagaaacagtggaaacagtgtcagactttatttttttgggctccagaatcactgcagatggtgattgcagccatgaaattaaaagacgcttactccttggaagaaaaattatgaccaacctaggtagcatattcaaaagcagagacattactttgccaactaaggtctgtctagtcaaggctatggtttttccagtagtcatgtatgcatgtgagagttggactgtgaagaaggctgagcaccgaagaattgatgcttttgaactgtggtgttggagaagactcttgagagtcccttggactgcaaggagatccaaccagtccattctgaaggagatcaaccctgggatttctttggaaggaatgatgctaaagctgaaactccagtactttggccacctcatgcgaagagttgactcactggaaaagactctgatgctgggagggattgggggcaggagaagaagggcacgaccgaggatgagatggctggatggcatcactgactcgatggacgtgagtctgagtgaactccgggagttggtgatggacagggaggcctggcgtgctgcgattcatgggatcgcaaagagttgggcacgactgagcaactgaactgaactgaactgaacagacataaaatatcttgctaaaaactagcaagcaggcagtctttctgtccccttctgatgtctatgtcagaagttttcccTGTCTCTATTATGctttaataataaaacattgctacacaaaagctcctTGTagtcaagccttgtctctggccccggacTGAATTCAACTTCGGAGGCCACGAATCCCAGTGTAGCACATGGCTTGCAACCTCAACCTTTCACCATCATCTTGGGGATTagttttcaatatatgaattttgggggacacaaacattcagtctccCTCTTTAAAAGTTTTTGCTTTTGGAGGCATAAAATGAATAAGAAGATCATGGTCCATCAGATTCAAGGTTAACCCCTCTGTTCTCAGGGTTCTTCTCTGCAAAATGGCAGTAGTAATATTCACCTTGCAAGGCTATTGGTAGGGTTAGATGAGATAATCCATGTAAAGCACTGATGTTCAGTAAATTTCATCCATTTTCCAAGTATTTTCCcaatttttcattttggaaaatttcaaacCTTAAAAATGTTGAAAGGATAGTAGAATAATATCCAATATACTCATTGCAGTAGTTTGTTCACAGTGCCATAGAGAAACCCACAGACTGGGTAGCTTCAacaacagaattttgttttttcacagttccagaggctgggATTCCAAGGTTAGGGTGCCGGCAGAGGTGGCTTCTGGTGAGACctttcttcctggtttgcagatggcaCCTTCCTGCTGTGTCTGCTGAGGCCTCTTTGTATGAGTAACTCCTGGTGTCCCCCTTCTTCTTACAGGGACTTCAGTTCTCCTAGATTAGCGCCCCACTCTTATGACCTCAGTTACATTTAATTACCTTCTTAAAGGCCCTATGTCCACATAGATAGTCACATTATGGATTAAAACTTCAATATGGATTTTcagggggacacagttcagtccataatTGTtgtgtttgttcagtcactaagtcacatccaactgtttgtgacctcacagcatgccaggcaggcttccctgtccttcactatctcccagactgctcaaactcctgtccattgtgttgatgatgccatccaaccatctcattctctgtcatccccttctcctgctttcaatctttcccaacatcagggtcttctccagtaaatcggctctttgcatcaggtggccaaagtattggagcttcagctctagtatcagtctttccaatgaatattcagagttgatttcctttaggattgattggtttgatctccttggtatTTAATTTCCCTATTCACTACTGACCAGCATGGAAAACCTCAGACTGAATGTTTGAGATTCTCTGCATTGATTTTTGGAGGAAGTCATGGTTATGGGTGTGTTGGGGCGCGGAGGGGGCTCTCTTCATGGGGAGGATGAGCCGCATGAGGATGGTGTGTTACGTCCTTcagtgggagaggggtggggtgacTATGCCTGTGCTTTACTCTCTCCTTGCCATCCATGAGAACTGATGAAACATTAAATCTTTTCATTGTTGGCAGCATCTGGCATGGAGGTTCCAGCTCTGCTCCTGAGGGTGCTGCCACTCCAGACCCCTGCCTCGTGTCCCCAGAGGTGACTGAGCCGAGAGAGCACCCACAGGCAGCCAGGGGTCCAGAAGATTCTCCACGTCCCAGCACACCGGAGCCCCAGGAGTGGGAGAGTCCCTCGTCTTCCATGCGCTTTGCCGAGGGCCCCCCAGAAGGTTGCTTGGCAAGCCCAGAAGGGGAACCTGAAGGTTGGCCCCTGGTTCAACACTCTCGGAGGGAACTTTCTCCAAATGGCCCAGGAGAGGCCTCGGCAGCCTCTGTCCCTCAGGACGACAACTTGACTCAGCGCAAGCTGGTTTCTGTCATCCCCAGTGCCGAAGGAGAGACAGGCTTGAAGGAAGAAGAAGGGCAGAGACTGTCTTCCTCCAGCTCCACTGACCAGTTGGCAGGAATTCCACCAACTGCTCCTCCAGAGCCGATGAAGGTGCAGCTGCCTGGAGAGGATGCCCGGCCTGGTGATTTCAAGTCCCAAGGGCAAGAGGCTGCAGCTGGCTTACCACGGCCAGAGTCCCGGCAGGGAACCCCCAAGGCCCCTGCTGCCCACCTAGGCCAGGAGAGCTCAGCCAGCCTGGAGGAGCCTCCCCTAAAACCCGAGATCTCAACCTCGCAAGAGCCAGCCCCGGAATGCCCAGTGGAGGGGCCACCTCAGGATTTCACCAATGACACGGGATTCCTCGGGGCCTGCCCTCCCACTGGGACCAGTTCAGGGGCTGCCCAAGAAGCCAGAGCGAAGGCCGATTTCCAGGAAAGCTGCCAGCAGCCGATGGGAGCACTCCCAcccacagggctgccctgggATTCACTGGGTCCTGCCCTGGTGCGGGGGGCCAAGGGCTCTTGGGAGGAGACTCTGGGTGCCCTTGATGCTCAGGGTCACTCACAGACCAGGAGCCAAGATGCTCAGCCTCGTCAAGTCACCTGGGCAGCAACAGGTGATCAGCCCGAGGGAATTCTGTTCATGAGCCCTGAGTCTGCCCCACACGCCGCAACTGAGGATGTGGGTCCAGCTTCAagcctcccctcccagccagctgCTCTGGCCTCCGTGGCTGCAGAACAAGCCAAGGAGATGGTTTCCATGGCCGAGATGCCTGTTCTCACAGATCTGGCTACAGAGTGGGCAGAAGCAGGGTTGTCAGGACCGGAGAAGCAAGCATCAGACCtcagaggaaaaggagagggCCTGGAAGGAGGCTCCAGAGAGATTCCTGCTCCTGCCCCCCCGAAGGAGAGGGCAGAGCTTGGGAATAGGGAGCTAAGCCATGAAGTCCATCCAAAGGTTCCAGCTCTCCCCACTCCCAGTGCATCAGATGAGAGTGCCAGCAGGTCACCAGGGCCGAAAGATGAAGCTGAGCCCCCCGAAAGCCCAGCTGTGGCTAACGAGGAAAGCAAAATCGCTGGGGCTGATCCTAGAGGACAGGGAGCAGCCCCAGGGCCCCTTGATGGTGCAGATACTGGGAATCTACAGGCAGAACAACCTGAGGCCTGGGACTGCAAGCCTGACCCAGAGGTGGACAAGGACGAGGTTTCACAGCTGACTGGCGATGAGGAGAGCAAAGGCCTTCCGAACACAGTCCTAGCACAGCCACTTGGAGAGGAGATCCCCGGGCACGCGGACAGGTCTGACTGTCCCTTAGAAGATGCAGCTTGGAACATGGTGGCCCGTGGGATGATGGGAGAATCTCAAGTGGTCCACCCATCGGGCTCACTGCACCAGCTCCCTGAACAGCATCCCAGCCCACCCTCTGGGCCAGAAGGAGCTGGTGAATGTGTTCTTTCCCGGGGAATCATCTGGGCGGGGCCGGAACCACAGACCAAATGTCCCGACACCCTTCAGGACGTGGAGGGACTGGGAAGAATGGACTCTCTTCCTGCTTTAGAATCTGAGAAATCAGATTTCCTGTCGGCTCCTGCTCCAGAGGTCGTCCCCAAAGCCCAGGAGGCGGAGAGCATGCCTGAAATAAAGTCAGGGAGCCACCCATCCGCACAGAGGCCCGGCCATAGGGAGGGGGAGGGCTCGCTAAGATCTCCCCACCCCCGTGGGCTGGGGCGTGACACAGCTGGACAGGAAGTCCTTGCTGATGGGCCCCCTCCCCCTGAGGAGGAGAACTGGGCAGTGGACTGCAGGCTCACGACGCTCAGCCTGGAGCAAGGTCGGCAGGGAAACCTATCCCACCCGGGGGACAGCGGTATAGAAGTGACTGCATCCGAGAGGCCCTTACTGTGTCCTGAGAACCATCTCCAAACATCCCAGACACACCCAGACGCATTGGTCTTCAATATGCTCAGGGAGACATCCCAAGGGTGCGGAAGCAAAGAAGAGGCTTATCCAGGTGATACGGATTTTAAGAACCTGGGTGCCGATTCTCCACAAATCCACACACCCGTGGGACCGCGGGAAGATGTGAACTTGTCCACTCATGGAGGCAAGCAACCGGCTTCTGAAACGGAACTTCAAAGTGAGCTCCCCAAAGGCAGTCTGTCTGATGCTCCGAGTTCACCTCCTGGGGGCACAGTTCTGGAGAATCCTGAGACCGAGAAGTCGCAGTTGTCAGCACCCATGAAGCCTGAGTTGCCTGCACTCAGGGAGAAGGGGCAAGAGGGAGAATGCAGCGGCAGTCAGCCGTCCAGGAGCTCATCTCCTGCAGCAGACACTTCCCAAGACCCTTCTCTTGCAGGTAGCTTGAGCAGAAAGGAATATAGCTGTGCTGGGCAGGGGCCAAACGAGTCCCAACAGGAGCTGGTTGACGGGCTGAACACCGGCAGCCAGCATGAAGAAGCATGTCTTGAGGACGCAGGCATTTCAGGAGCAGCTGACGCTTGGCCCCAGCTCCAGGATTTGGGCAAGACAGAGAAGGCAAATGGAAACACCGTGGGGGCCCCGCCTTGTTGGCCTGACTCAGTAGCTCTCCCGGAGGCAGCTCACAGCCAGTCAGTTCCAGCACCTGCCAGCCCCCGAGCCACACCTGCCCAGGATGCCCCAGTGAGAGAGGCAGGTGAAGAAACCCAGGAGGGCAGGCAGCAACCGGGGTTGGtcccacagaaggaaatggaGCACCTCACTGCCTCAGATGCAGAGGTCCTGGagctttctggaattttcccaTCAGCCAAGGATCAAGGTGTGGATGGTGCTGAGACTTGCGGGAAGGCGGACGGAGGAGCCCTGGGGATGTGGCAGGCTCCGGGGGAGCCAGGCTCCCTCCGAACAGAGCAGCACTCTTCCCCTGGGGAGGAAGCCTCTACCTCTGCTCTAGGTGAGCAGCACTTGGCCAGCTGCCAGGATGCCTGGCCACTAGCCAGGGAGCTGGCTGAGAGTCCCAGAAGCGTGGCAGATCTTTCTGCAGCACAGGTTGTCCCTGACCCACAGAGGCTCCTGCCGTCTGGACCCCCGGAGGAGGCTGCCCCTGGTACTCCTTACCTGCACATCGAGGGTGCTGCCAGGAAAGGGCTGGAAGACAGTGTTGTGAAAGCTGTTTCACCCCAAGGCCCCGGAGCCCCTGGGGAAAGCCCTTGTTCCACTCGGGAGCCCCTGCTTGCCTCGGATatagcctcctccagggagggaTCTGCTGAGTCCTCCTTCTTGCaagcaggagctgcaggtgaGGGAATCTCTGCAGCGCCAGCCAGCCTTGGAAGCTCCAAAGCTGCGACCTCGGAGGGTCCTGTGGACTCTGTACCATACTTGGACAGGATGCCGTTTCTGGCCAAGACTAAGGAGACCACAGGGGAGGAGAAATGGTCAGGAGCTCCCGGTGCAAGTGCTGAGCCCGGCGAAATTCCAGCATGCCCCGTCAGTGAGGAGAGCAAGGCAGGGGAAGCAGCAAGAGAGACCGAGGGCAGCGGGGAGAGGATGCTAGAGCCTTCCAAGGATCCCAGGCAGGGAGCATCAGCTGGTGTAGACACAAGCTGCAGGCAGACTGGGATGCTCGCTGGGTTGCCTGATTTCAGGGAGCACATCACCAAGATCTTCGAGAAGTCTGTGCTTGGAGCCCTGACCGCCGATTGGCCCCAGAGCACACAGGGAGAAAAGGCGGGAGCCGGGAAGAGGGTGATGGGCAAGGGCCTCATGGTGCCAAGCCCAGAGAAGCTTCCAGATGGGACTCAAGGAGTGGCCgtcacccctctccccacccttcctACTGGTCTCTGGGTGGACTCAAAGGAGAAGAAGCAAGAGCTGGCCGTAGAGGCTGAGATTTCTCGTCTGGGTCCCCAGGATCCAGCTCTAGGAGAGCTGCCCGGGCTGGCCTGGCTGGCCGCAGAGCACACCCTGCCGGGCGCCAGTGATGGAAAGGAAGTAAGCGAGGCCCCGCAGGTGCTGGCGGACAGCAAGAAGCTGGAGGGGGCTGGAGAAGGCTGGTGGCGGGGACCTGGAGGAGGCCAGGCCCATTCACAGCAGGCAGGTGGCCCACAGGAAGCAGCTTCAGATCTGTCTTCACAGGCGGCTTCTCCAGAGGCTTCCGGGGCTGACTTGCAGGTGGCTCCCCAGAGCCATGCAGAAGGGGACTCTGGTCCAGATGACAGCATTCCTTCTGGAAAACAGAGCCAGGAAACAGCCCACCAGGACAGTCAACCCAGAGAAGATGGTCCCCGGGGCTCTTCTCACCCCCGGGCTCTGGGTGACATGCCAGGATCCACCTCTGCCTGGGGAGCATCTCCCCACGGGGACGTCCCACCTCTGCCCGAGGCTGTCGGTCAGCCCTGCACCCCAGACCCACTTGGGGGTGAGAGGAGGCGTGCAGGTGCAGCTGGCATCTCGGAAACACAAGATGCCCTGGGCACCCAGGGCGTCCGGGAGCCCCCAGCTGGGGAAGTGGCAGATAATCCGCTGGAGCCCGGCTTGGAAGCTGGAGCTGCTGGGGAAGCAGAGGGTGACGTCACTGTGAACACAGCTGGGACCCGGACATGTGTGTCTGAGGACCTGCCTGAAACAGGTACTACGAGAATGTTCTCTGGTGCGGCTGTTGCCTCGGCTGTGCCAGGAAGCCCTGGGGACCCAGGCTGCTCAGAAGGGGCTCTGAGGATGGATGCTGAAGTCGCCCCAGGTGGGGGCCGCCCGGCCGGGCCCCCACAGGCTGAGGAGCAACCCAGGCCTGAGTTCCCTGCTTTTGCGGAGGATGGGAAGATAGGTGTCTCCTCACCCACAGAACCTGACGAAACTCGGGACCTGAAGCTGCAAAACCTGGATCCAGAAGCACTGGATGCTGAGAGGTACTTAGAATAAATTCACACGCTAATGTGGGGTCAACTGTAAAAgtgattctcatttttaaaagtcaaagtgaTGAGCGGCTTTAAAGAAGCTTCATTTTTCCGTATCTAATTGTTTAAATTTCCCTACTTACAATCTCTGGATGTGCTGAGAGTCTGAAAACATGTGAGAAATGGTTTGGAGGCGTCTGTTTGGTTTGGAGGAGCTGTCTGTTTAAcacatcttttttcctttccttgtgttctttaattcttctaactGAAATTGTAAAGCATGAAATATTTACAGGCCAGCAGTGGACTATGGGGTCATAGGTTATGGTcagtcagactatttttctggtgTCCAGATACATTTGCTTTTGAATCTGGATTTATTTATGCAGAGAGGCCTAAACGATCCCAAAGCATCTCAAAGCCTTTCACTGCCtgaagctaattttttttttctagagatTTTCCTGAAGTAGCCACTTAAAGCTTAAACTGGGAAAAGGGCTTTTCAATAGGACATGGAGAGAAATGCCTTTTCTAAGATGTATTGCTTTCTTTACATTATCCCAGAAAGATCCCCAAGGCTGGCCCATCTATGTTACCTTTGGTTCCTGAGAAGGATGCTCCAGACATCACGGACGAGGTTATTTCAGATGATGCCAGCAGTGCGGGAGGAGCAGAAAGGTCAGTGAAAAGGCATCAGCCTTTGGAGAACCCTGCCTTCCTCTGGCAGAGACATGCTGGATGTTTTGCAAAGGATAGTACTAAAATGTATGCGTCTTAATCTAAGAAAGATATACCTCGCCGTTCTGATTCTTTACACAGTGCCTGAGATAACTATGATCTCCATTGCTTGTATAAAGGAATTGTTTTCACATCTGAgcttatctttgtttttcttaacatctttattgagatgtaattcacataccatctcatttgttcatttaaggTATACAAGTCAGTggcttttaatatattcacagagttgtgcagttCTCAACTCTgtagtcaattttagaacattgtcATCCCCTCCAAGAAACCCTGCACCCCTTAGACAACACGCCCCGTATCTCCCCACTCTCCAAGCCTGACACCTCCTAATCTAGTTCATTACCTTTTGAGGTAAATAGGTTCAAGTCTGATTTAATCTTGAGCAGGAATGCCTAATCACCAACAGCAGTCATGCCCCCTAGGGAGGAGGACAAATGACAGAGGCAACAAGGAATCCAGACCTTCACACTTTGCAGGGTACGTGCCTGTTCTTTCCTAAGTGAAATGCCACCCGTGGCTGGGCACCAGCTGCTGCTGGGAAATGACATCCTTCAGGGGAGAGGGAGGTGCTTTGGGCATAGACACATTCTGAACAAGCTTTGCAGCATCCTTAGCTGTTTGGCTCCTCcagagttctgtgtgtgtgtgtgtgtatacatgtgtgtgcacacacacacaggcacatgctcATGTGAGTGAGGCGGGGTTGGATTTTAAATTAGTACCTGTGGCTAGCCCAGAGTATCCTGCCAAACAGCTGCAGCCATTTTGTAAATGAATTGATGCATATTTTGCACACGCCAAAAGAATGCATGATCACCTGTTTGTCAAGTCTGAGCACTTCCACCCAACTGCCTTGCCATCCAAACGAGGGCAACTCTCATAACTGTGGGCCAACAGAGTTGCAAGCCCTGTTGCCAAGacagatgcaagtttgatctgcACTGGACACTTGTCTCTGCTGCTGACTTAGCACAAAATTCCCCACAACTCTTGCTCATATGTATTTTTGACATTCCCAGTAAAAGTATAGGAAAAGATGTCTAACTTGAAAaatcctccccttcctctccccgcAAATGTTATATTAGCTCTTTCTCAGTCCCTGGATGTTTTATCATCCTTCCTGGAGAACAAGAAGGTCTTAGGACCAGGCATATAGTaatccaataaatatttcatgaCTCGATGTTCtaatcagttttaattttaaaattataatttctaaATTAACACTAGATATGTGTAAGATGTAGAAAAgtataaggaaaaagagaaaaatccacaGCCCCAACATCTAATGATTGCTGGTATTTATGATGTTAGTGTGTGCACAAACGCACATTATGTTAGGGTAGTTTcatccattgttttttttttttctgtttaaattctCAGAGTCCTTTTTTTCCTGCTGCCATCAGAACTCTTTGCAGACATAAATCTTAGTGGCTCAAAGTGTATGACTTATAATTTACGGAGCAGTAGATATTGACCTCAATATAATGGGTGTTCTATGCACTTTGCTGTGGTTGAGGATTTGTTGGGTGATAGACTTTCAGATGCTCGAGTTGTGTCGTTCATTTTGGCAGCCCTGGTCACATGTGTTCGGAGATGCACTGTGAGGGTAAAACGCATCTCAGATGTTGAAGATTTAGTGTTGATAGCTTACGGTGAACGGTGTTGGattcgtgatctctgaagaagatttagcttcgggaccagggaccaggcttggtcactcaagagcttttgtgtaggagagttttattcaagtataaaaagagacagagaaagtttcGGACATGGACATCACGAGGAAAAGTCTTACCAGACCCATTCCCACAACCTAcatcttttgttttattgtttaatcattagctctgggcttaaagaaaataacatcttatgtgactaagactaaggaatgttggggaaaaagtttgtccttttctcctcctggaccCCTTCCTCCTTGAGGGCCCCGGACTCCTTATCAATCTACCTAAGGATTGGCTCTCTCAGTGTGAAGCAAAGaatacagggaattccctggtggtccagtggttaggactctggactttgaactaggatcccacaagctgcatagtgtgaccaaaaaaaaaaaaaccaacaagaaacatcattaataatttttatattgcatgttaaaatggtaatattttgGATGTTCTAGGTTATACTgttattgaaattattttcatatttttttcttgtttttacttGGCTACCAACATTTAAACATTACTAAGTGGCTTTTGCATTTGTGACTTGCATTTGTGACCTGTGTGGCCTtgcatgctcagtggtgtctgattctttgagatcccatggactgtagtccatcaggctcctttgtccatgggattttccaatcaagaatactggagagggttgtcatttcctcctccaggggtatctttccaacccatggtCTACTTCTATTTAGATCATTTGGATCTATTTAGATCAGCTTTGCTCTGGTCCTTGAAGGAAATGAGGATGGAAGAGGGCTCACCTTTCCTGTGCTTTGGGTTCTTAGGAAAAAGGCCTGCTACTCTCCCATTGGCTGAGGATTTCCAGAAAGAATTCCAGGTGGGATGACCTCTGGCTCCCCTGCCTCGAGGGCAGTTATAGGGACAGCCACATCTGAGCAAATGGACCACAACAGAGCCTACTTTATACTCAATAGACAATCGAAGGTCTCCAGAAGGTACAGACCAGCTCTGTCCAATTGAAATAGGACATAAGCTGCAAATATAAtcttaaattttctagtagccatattcaaaacaaatagaaattattaaaattttaattaatattaaacaaattaaaattgaaatattaaaattaattttaataatacattttcaGTAACACAACATGTagacttccctggggctcagtagagaacttgcctgccaattcaggagattgaggtttgatccctgggttgggaaggtcccctggagaaagaaatggcaacccactccatattattgtccaggaaatcccatggacagaggagcctgacaggctactgtccatggggttacaaaagagtcaggcatgtcttaccaactaaacaacaacaacaaaacccaataTATGACAGATATTATCACTTCAACATGCaatcaatatataaattattaactTGGTATTCTACATTCTTATTTGCGTATGAAGTCTCTGCATGCTGGGGTGTATTTCATGTCCACAGCACACCTCCGTTTGGACTGGTCACATATCAAGCCCTCAACGGTTCCATATGGTGAGTGGCTGCTGCCTGGGACACCCCAGCTCCTCCCAGAACTCTCAGAGTCATCGAATGATCCATAAGGCCAAGCCTTCTCACGGGGTCCCCAAAGGCTCTCCTCACTCAGCCCAGCAACTTCATTCCTACTTTAACACCAGTGCTGGGAATGCTTCTTTGCCTTTGCGGAAGCTCAGTAGCTCCAGTGGACCTTTCACCCCGAGGGAGCTGTGCTGTGGATCTGAGCGGGCCTCAGAGAAAGTCCCTCCAAAGTCGGGCGTGTGTGCCC
Encoded here:
- the TACC2 gene encoding transforming acidic coiled-coil-containing protein 2 isoform X9, translating into MGNENSSSGNQQEDSGLNNVILWPPNPEPLQKTSLARSPGSVQPPGNSQRVERKPEEASEGTDPGDRPSIWHGGSSSAPEGAATPDPCLVSPEVTEPREHPQAARGPEDSPRPSTPEPQEWESPSSSMRFAEGPPEGCLASPEGEPEGWPLVQHSRRELSPNGPGEASAASVPQDDNLTQRKLVSVIPSAEGETGLKEEEGQRLSSSSSTDQLAGIPPTAPPEPMKVQLPGEDARPGDFKSQGQEAAAGLPRPESRQGTPKAPAAHLGQESSASLEEPPLKPEISTSQEPAPECPVEGPPQDFTNDTGFLGACPPTGTSSGAAQEARAKADFQESCQQPMGALPPTGLPWDSLGPALVRGAKGSWEETLGALDAQGHSQTRSQDAQPRQVTWAATGDQPEGILFMSPESAPHAATEDVGPASSLPSQPAALASVAAEQAKEMVSMAEMPVLTDLATEWAEAGLSGPEKQASDLRGKGEGLEGGSREIPAPAPPKERAELGNRELSHEVHPKVPALPTPSASDESASRSPGPKDEAEPPESPAVANEESKIAGADPRGQGAAPGPLDGADTGNLQAEQPEAWDCKPDPEVDKDEVSQLTGDEESKGLPNTVLAQPLGEEIPGHADRSDCPLEDAAWNMVARGMMGESQVVHPSGSLHQLPEQHPSPPSGPEGAGECVLSRGIIWAGPEPQTKCPDTLQDVEGLGRMDSLPALESEKSDFLSAPAPEVVPKAQEAESMPEIKSGSHPSAQRPGHREGEGSLRSPHPRGLGRDTAGQEVLADGPPPPEEENWAVDCRLTTLSLEQGRQGNLSHPGDSGIEVTASERPLLCPENHLQTSQTHPDALVFNMLRETSQGCGSKEEAYPGDTDFKNLGADSPQIHTPVGPREDVNLSTHGGKQPASETELQSELPKGSLSDAPSSPPGGTVLENPETEKSQLSAPMKPELPALREKGQEGECSGSQPSRSSSPAADTSQDPSLAGSLSRKEYSCAGQGPNESQQELVDGLNTGSQHEEACLEDAGISGAADAWPQLQDLGKTEKANGNTVGAPPCWPDSVALPEAAHSQSVPAPASPRATPAQDAPVREAGEETQEGRQQPGLVPQKEMEHLTASDAEVLELSGIFPSAKDQGVDGAETCGKADGGALGMWQAPGEPGSLRTEQHSSPGEEASTSALGEQHLASCQDAWPLARELAESPRSVADLSAAQVVPDPQRLLPSGPPEEAAPGTPYLHIEGAARKGLEDSVVKAVSPQGPGAPGESPCSTREPLLASDIASSREGSAESSFLQAGAAGEGISAAPASLGSSKAATSEGPVDSVPYLDRMPFLAKTKETTGEEKWSGAPGASAEPGEIPACPVSEESKAGEAARETEGSGERMLEPSKDPRQGASAGVDTSCRQTGMLAGLPDFREHITKIFEKSVLGALTADWPQSTQGEKAGAGKRVMGKGLMVPSPEKLPDGTQGVAVTPLPTLPTGLWVDSKEKKQELAVEAEISRLGPQDPALGELPGLAWLAAEHTLPGASDGKEVSEAPQVLADSKKLEGAGEGWWRGPGGGQAHSQQAGGPQEAASDLSSQAASPEASGADLQVAPQSHAEGDSGPDDSIPSGKQSQETAHQDSQPREDGPRGSSHPRALGDMPGSTSAWGASPHGDVPPLPEAVGQPCTPDPLGGERRRAGAAGISETQDALGTQGVREPPAGEVADNPLEPGLEAGAAGEAEGDVTVNTAGTRTCVSEDLPETGTTRMFSGAAVASAVPGSPGDPGCSEGALRMDAEVAPGGGRPAGPPQAEEQPRPEFPAFAEDGKIGVSSPTEPDETRDLKLQNLDPEALDAERKIPKAGPSMLPLVPEKDAPDITDEVISDDASSAGGAESSLVPDGVIQPAALEDLENSLLAASTSHSDVSGQVSTDLTAQSTIPAAARVDLTAPASEYASLPSAPAGDGVEASVPSCQRLAKDLSRSSDSEEAFETPESTTPVKAPPAPPPPPPEVITAPEVSVQAPLEEPGCSSEPASVPDGPRSSSVEGSPFHPPPHSFSAVFDEDKPIASSGTYNLDFDNIELVDNLQTLEPRPSDPKNQDCKVNSRRKSTDSVPTSKSTLSRSLSLQASDFDGASCSGNPEATAPVADAYSAGSSSASSTLKRTKKPRPPSLKKKQTTKKPPETPPVRETQHEPTGESPDPSEENQTAGTRPEPARAEGSRSALSEEAPPEPAAAPKAACPLDCEAAEGAVPPASGGGRVQNSPPIGRRTLPLATAPEAVEVTPSDSGGQEDSPAKGLSVRLEFDYSEDKGSWDTQQETPPPTKKIGKKPVAKMPLRRPKMKKTPEKLDNTPASPTRSPAEPNDIPIAKGTYTFDIDKWDDPNFNPFSSTSKMQESPKLPQQSYNFDPDACDESTDPFKTCSKAPSSPSKSPASFEIPASAVEANGVDGDGLNKPAKKKKTPLKTDTFRVKKSPKRSPLSDPPSQDPTPAATPETPPVISAVVHATDEEKLAVTNQKWTCMTVDLEADKQDYPQPSDLSTFVNETKFNSPTEGKQRGGQLDSHPALEATAPREQRARKETAKPELDYRNSYEIEYMEKIGSSLPDNDAPKKQALYLMFDTSQESPVKSPPVRMSESPTPCSGSSFEETEALVNTGAKIQHPVARGLAPNQEPHLQVPEKSSQKELEAMALGTPSEVMEIREAAHPPDVSISKTALYSRIGTAEVEKPAGLLFQQPDLDSALQIARAEIITKEREVSEWKDKYEESRREVMEMRKIVAEYEKTIAQMIEDEQREKSVSHQTVQQLVLEKEQALADLNSVEKSLADLFRRYEKMKEVLEGFRKNEEVLKKCAQEYLSRVKKEEQRYQALKVHAEEKLDRANAEIAQVRGKAQQEQAAYQASLRKEQLRVDALERTLEQKNKEIEELTKICDELIAKMGKS